A single window of Helicobacter pylori DNA harbors:
- a CDS encoding CAAX protease, with translation MQDLQDFKNDITLILSKDRLDTYNSLEQYKENLKLISFITPKISSLEIYLRNALDYCLTQMKGSEWVFNESALTPLIKELKEKKKEITHSLILSKMSLGAVIKLIFCYKLERVVLDLRAYRFRAYYHENKDTLLIKGKKRLLYNYIKAHIALNLLWTIRNRAYHWENLLKIQPNNRPRIATPFNGKTENIPMDRILVIGIEPNKITLFLDDLIKSIENKDFEDLSSL, from the coding sequence ATGCAAGATTTACAAGATTTTAAGAATGATATTACGCTCATTCTGTCCAAAGACAGATTAGATACTTATAACAGCCTAGAGCAATACAAAGAAAATTTAAAACTCATTTCTTTCATCACGCCTAAAATCTCTAGCTTAGAAATTTATTTACGCAACGCTTTAGACTATTGCTTGACTCAAATGAAAGGGAGCGAATGGGTGTTTAATGAAAGCGCTTTAACCCCTTTGATCAAAGAGTTAAAAGAAAAGAAAAAAGAAATCACGCATTCTTTAATCTTATCTAAAATGTCTTTAGGGGCAGTGATTAAGCTTATTTTTTGTTATAAGTTAGAGAGGGTCGTGCTAGATTTGAGAGCATATCGTTTTAGAGCTTATTATCACGAAAATAAGGATACTTTGCTTATTAAAGGCAAAAAACGCCTTCTTTACAATTATATTAAAGCCCATATTGCTTTAAACTTGCTATGGACGATTAGAAATCGCGCGTATCATTGGGAAAATTTACTCAAAATCCAACCGAACAACCGCCCACGAATAGCCACACCATTCAATGGGAAAACAGAAAACATTCCAATGGACAGAATTTTAGTGATTGGTATTGAACCTAACAAAATCACTCTATTTTTAGATGATTTGATTAAAAGCATTGAGAATAAAGATTTTGAAGATTTAAGTAGTTTGTAA
- a CDS encoding type III restriction-modification system endonuclease, which produces MKIKFKRLDYQEQCRDQILGVFKGIDLREPENDAQRIANPVFEIGALKNVLLENIENLRSKQKITQGSVGIEKSLNCDILMETGTGKTFCFLECVYALHKNYHLSKFIVLTPSNAIKLGVLKSVEITREFFKSEYSTHLESYEDIRSFILASNHKCCVLVMTFSAFNKEKNTINQSCLENTNLFNGAKSYMQALASMRPIVIMDEPHRFLGDKTKKYLEQLNALITLRFGATFKDDYHNLIYALDSKKAFDCALVKSISVASVGESDEYFLELKEANKKQNEATINYTNLENKTQSVKVKTHDNLGALTHISALEDYIVENITKKEVRFLNGVNLLLDQKEPFSHLLEGEQEVMLKEAIKSHFEREEGLFKKGIKALCMVFINGVNSYLSENEQPAKLALLFEKLYQQELEEVLKKPLDENYRAYLERTKDAIYKVHGGYFAKSKKEGDETKTIELILKEKEKLLSFDSDLRFIFSQWALQEGWDNPNVMTICKLAPSHSNITKLQQIGRGLRLAVNDRGERITKEHADFDFVNELVVIVPQVEGDFVGAIQQEISEHSLIKQAFSAEELEKSGVVKKGYYGVLFETLEGLGFGERTDDENFKLTLNQNEFLKKEPELERLKDEKYLDFEKLKDFLKDRLVGNPRVRNKNERKTEKIKINKENFKKFETLWAGLNHQARIAYAIDSENLIDEIVTKINASFNVSSKIVSVTTHKKVETMGNNAKTEIFERESACVWSLHEFISALSNKVKLSFKSVAKVLENIDENKFNEIKKNEQEGLKRLEDLFLEIIYQNIEDKISYQMRETTIKNRKNDAFYDEKGEIREFLDGSLGVDKYEIKNSSAQEKCLYENFMQVDSEIEKDTIEESNDTKIIVFGKLPRVKIPVGLNQTYSPDFGYVVENNDKKVLLVVETKGVEHEKELRDEEKRKISTAKKFFEALKKQGVNIEYETKLNNDQLSALINEILNRKD; this is translated from the coding sequence ATGAAAATCAAATTCAAACGATTAGACTATCAGGAGCAATGCCGGGACCAGATTTTAGGAGTGTTTAAGGGGATTGATTTGAGGGAGCCAGAAAATGACGCTCAAAGGATTGCTAACCCTGTTTTTGAAATAGGGGCGCTCAAAAATGTTTTATTAGAAAATATTGAGAATTTGCGATCGAAACAAAAAATAACCCAGGGGAGCGTGGGGATTGAGAAGTCGTTAAACTGCGATATTTTAATGGAAACAGGCACCGGGAAGACCTTTTGCTTTTTGGAATGCGTTTATGCCTTGCACAAAAACTACCATTTATCAAAATTTATCGTTTTAACGCCAAGCAACGCCATTAAATTAGGGGTTTTAAAGAGCGTTGAAATCACCAGAGAATTTTTTAAAAGCGAGTATTCTACGCATTTAGAAAGCTATGAAGATATAAGAAGCTTCATTCTAGCGAGCAACCACAAATGCTGCGTGTTGGTGATGACTTTTTCTGCCTTCAATAAAGAGAAAAACACTATCAATCAATCATGCTTAGAAAACACGAATCTGTTCAATGGCGCAAAAAGTTACATGCAAGCTTTAGCGAGTATGCGCCCCATCGTAATCATGGACGAACCGCACCGGTTTTTAGGCGATAAAACAAAAAAATATTTGGAACAATTAAACGCTTTAATTACGCTCAGGTTTGGGGCGACTTTTAAAGATGATTATCATAATTTGATTTACGCGCTAGACAGCAAAAAAGCGTTTGATTGCGCTCTAGTGAAAAGCATTAGCGTGGCGTCTGTGGGGGAGAGTGATGAGTATTTTTTAGAGCTTAAAGAGGCTAACAAAAAACAAAATGAAGCCACGATCAATTATACGAATTTAGAAAATAAAACTCAAAGCGTCAAAGTCAAAACGCATGATAATTTAGGCGCACTAACTCATATCAGCGCTTTAGAAGATTACATTGTAGAAAACATCACTAAAAAAGAGGTGCGTTTTCTCAATGGCGTTAATTTGTTGCTGGATCAAAAAGAGCCTTTTTCTCATCTTTTAGAGGGCGAGCAAGAAGTGATGCTGAAAGAAGCGATAAAAAGCCATTTTGAAAGAGAAGAAGGGCTTTTTAAAAAGGGGATTAAAGCCTTGTGCATGGTGTTTATTAACGGGGTGAATAGCTATTTAAGCGAGAATGAACAGCCGGCTAAATTAGCCCTTTTATTTGAAAAACTTTACCAACAAGAGCTTGAAGAAGTTTTAAAAAAGCCTTTAGATGAAAATTATAGGGCGTATTTAGAGCGCACCAAAGACGCTATTTACAAAGTGCATGGAGGGTATTTTGCTAAAAGCAAGAAAGAGGGCGATGAAACTAAAACGATCGAACTCATTTTAAAAGAAAAAGAAAAATTGCTGAGTTTTGATTCCGATCTCAGGTTTATTTTTTCGCAATGGGCGTTGCAAGAGGGGTGGGATAACCCTAATGTGATGACGATTTGCAAATTAGCCCCCAGCCATTCCAATATCACTAAATTGCAACAAATCGGTAGGGGATTAAGGCTCGCTGTGAATGATAGGGGTGAGCGCATCACTAAAGAGCATGCTGATTTTGATTTTGTCAATGAATTGGTGGTGATCGTGCCGCAAGTGGAGGGGGATTTTGTGGGAGCGATCCAACAAGAGATAAGCGAGCATAGCTTGATTAAACAAGCGTTTAGCGCAGAAGAGTTAGAAAAAAGCGGCGTTGTTAAAAAAGGGTATTACGGGGTTTTGTTTGAAACATTAGAGGGTTTGGGTTTTGGAGAAAGAACAGATGATGAAAACTTTAAACTCACCCTCAACCAAAACGAATTTTTAAAAAAAGAGCCTGAACTAGAAAGATTAAAAGATGAAAAATACCTAGATTTTGAAAAATTAAAAGATTTTTTAAAAGATCGCTTAGTTGGCAATCCTAGAGTGAGGAACAAAAACGAGCGAAAAACTGAAAAAATCAAAATCAATAAAGAAAATTTTAAAAAATTTGAAACCTTATGGGCGGGTTTGAACCATCAAGCCCGGATCGCTTATGCCATTGATAGCGAGAACTTGATTGATGAAATTGTAACAAAGATCAACGCTTCTTTTAATGTCAGTTCAAAAATCGTTTCGGTTACGACGCATAAAAAAGTAGAAACTATGGGAAATAACGCCAAAACAGAGATTTTTGAGCGAGAAAGCGCATGCGTGTGGAGTTTGCATGAATTTATCAGCGCCTTGTCTAATAAGGTGAAATTGAGTTTCAAAAGCGTGGCTAAAGTGTTAGAAAACATTGATGAAAACAAGTTTAATGAAATTAAGAAAAACGAACAAGAGGGCTTAAAACGCTTAGAAGATCTGTTTTTGGAAATCATTTATCAAAATATTGAAGATAAAATTTCCTATCAAATGCGCGAAACGACCATTAAAAACAGAAAAAACGATGCGTTTTATGATGAAAAGGGAGAGATTAGAGAGTTTTTAGACGGGAGTTTGGGGGTGGATAAATATGAAATTAAAAATTCAAGCGCTCAAGAAAAATGCCTGTATGAAAATTTCATGCAAGTGGATAGCGAGATTGAAAAAGACACGATTGAAGAATCTAACGACACTAAAATCATTGTTTTTGGCAAGCTCCCTAGGGTTAAAATCCCGGTAGGGTTGAATCAAACTTATAGCCCTGATTTTGGGTATGTGGTTGAAAACAACGATAAAAAAGTGTTGTTAGTGGTAGAAACTAAGGGGGTTGAACATGAAAAAGAATTGCGCGATGAAGAAAAGCGGAAAATTTCAACCGCTAAGAAATTTTTTGAAGCTTTAAAAAAGCAAGGCGTGAATATTGAATACGAAACCAAGTTGAATAATGATCAATTGAGCGCGTTGATTAATGAAATTTTAAATCGTAAAGATTAG
- a CDS encoding site-specific DNA-methyltransferase: MQNKEIDEEKSVNEKNVEVFNRYFPGCLSVENDNKLTLDVGRLKALLGDFSEIKEEGYGLDFVGKKIALNQAFKKNNKILKPLNKSTSKHILIKGDNLDALKILKQSYSEKIKMIYIDPPYNTKNENFIYGDDFSQSNEEVLKTLDYSKEKLDYIKNLFGSKCHSGWLSFMYPRLLLAKDLLKQDGVIFISIDDNECAQLKLLCDEIFGEGNFVAQFIWHSKNKPSGNTTEDKTIDTRTEYIFCYQKCNFKANKHENTKEELEEKGYILKDEYFETRGHYKLTPLMHSCSASSFQYIESLDYEIQAPDGTWFKNHQNIKKEKSYCYTWSKKLFDFGNQNGFIEFQKTSDGFWCAYRKMYELCAIDNKKLQIIYRKSGNAYSNLITNLYSDIGANEVRNIFNGEKIFSYPKPTKLINRLIELSTNEGDLILDFFAGSGTTAHAVLESNKSDYQKLSEGGGGLFNGLNAAFKERRFILVQLDEKIDPKKNKSVHDFCLNALNSTSPSIFDITEERIKRAGAKIQEACPNLDVGFRAFEIVDDETHANDKNLSQANQKDLFAYSNPDKMETQTILIKLLGCEGLDLTTPIICLIENALYLALNTAFIVGDIEMSEVLENLKDKGVEKISMYMPAISNDRLCLELGSNLFDLKLESDDLKIRG, translated from the coding sequence ATGCAAAATAAAGAAATTGATGAAGAAAAAAGCGTTAATGAAAAAAATGTAGAGGTTTTCAATCGTTATTTTCCCGGTTGCTTAAGTGTGGAAAATGATAATAAGCTCACGCTGGATGTGGGAAGATTAAAAGCGTTACTAGGGGATTTTAGCGAAATAAAAGAAGAGGGCTATGGGTTGGATTTTGTGGGTAAGAAAATCGCCTTAAATCAGGCTTTTAAGAAAAATAATAAGATTTTAAAGCCCTTAAATAAATCCACTAGCAAGCACATTCTCATCAAGGGCGATAATTTAGACGCTCTCAAAATCTTAAAACAAAGCTATAGTGAAAAAATCAAAATGATTTACATTGATCCGCCTTACAACACGAAAAATGAGAATTTTATCTATGGCGATGATTTCTCGCAATCCAATGAAGAGGTTTTAAAAACATTGGATTATTCTAAAGAAAAGCTGGATTATATCAAGAATCTTTTTGGGTCAAAATGCCATAGCGGGTGGCTTAGTTTCATGTATCCTAGATTGTTGCTCGCTAAAGATTTGCTCAAACAAGACGGCGTGATTTTCATCAGCATTGACGATAACGAGTGCGCCCAACTCAAACTTTTATGCGATGAAATTTTTGGGGAGGGGAATTTTGTGGCTCAATTTATATGGCATTCTAAAAATAAGCCAAGTGGCAACACAACAGAAGACAAAACGATTGACACAAGAACGGAATATATTTTTTGTTATCAAAAATGTAATTTTAAAGCAAATAAACATGAAAATACAAAAGAAGAATTGGAAGAAAAAGGTTATATTTTAAAAGATGAATATTTTGAAACAAGAGGGCATTATAAGCTCACTCCTTTAATGCACTCATGTTCTGCAAGTAGTTTTCAATATATTGAGAGCTTGGATTATGAAATACAAGCGCCTGATGGCACATGGTTTAAAAACCATCAAAATATTAAAAAAGAGAAATCATACTGCTATACTTGGAGTAAAAAATTATTTGATTTTGGTAATCAAAATGGGTTTATTGAATTTCAAAAAACGAGCGATGGTTTTTGGTGTGCATATAGAAAAATGTATGAATTATGCGCAATTGATAATAAAAAACTACAGATTATCTATCGTAAAAGTGGGAATGCGTATTCTAATTTAATTACTAATCTTTATAGCGATATAGGAGCGAATGAAGTAAGAAATATTTTTAATGGAGAAAAAATTTTTTCATACCCTAAACCTACAAAACTCATTAACCGACTGATTGAATTATCCACTAACGAGGGCGATCTCATCTTAGACTTTTTTGCCGGGAGCGGGACGACTGCGCATGCGGTGTTAGAGAGTAATAAGAGCGATTATCAAAAATTAAGTGAGGGGGGGGGGGGGTTATTTAATGGCTTGAACGCCGCATTTAAAGAAAGGCGCTTCATTCTCGTCCAGTTAGATGAAAAAATTGATCCCAAGAAAAACAAAAGCGTGCATGATTTTTGTTTGAATGCCCTAAATTCCACCTCCCCAAGCATTTTTGACATCACCGAAGAAAGGATTAAAAGAGCGGGGGCTAAAATCCAAGAAGCTTGCCCCAATTTAGACGTGGGGTTTAGAGCGTTTGAAATCGTTGATGATGAAACGCATGCGAATGATAAAAATCTCAGTCAAGCCAATCAAAAGGATTTGTTCGCTTATTCTAACCCTGACAAAATGGAAACCCAAACGATTTTAATCAAGCTTTTAGGCTGCGAGGGTTTGGATCTCACCACCCCTATAATTTGCTTGATTGAAAACGCCTTGTATCTGGCTTTAAATACGGCTTTCATTGTGGGGGATATAGAAATGAGCGAGGTTTTAGAAAACTTGAAAGATAAAGGGGTGGAAAAAATCAGCATGTATATGCCCGCTATCAGTAACGACAGGCTGTGTTTGGAATTGGGCAGTAATTTGTTTGATTTGAAATTAGAGAGCGACGATTTAAAGATTAGGGGGTAG
- a CDS encoding DUF7149 domain-containing protein, with protein MMSFTRILLKDFIKKYNPPTPTTETIEKFEKEINSLLENAPRQDDEEFQKNEINSFLKNTYGYRCNTHKKVDSAIYVDKEVQVLIEAKALNNRNEFPKDRENPLSKAFCQMVLYFLEERKKEKNNSLKHTIICNAHEFFLFDCKDLLFLNEDKRIKEFYKNYAQKEGTDPSKPQFYKDLEQYLQKDFQGELRYTYFNLNDDFKELPLIYQVLSHEVLLKQRKTLDANTLNKDFYEELLYILGLEEQNEKGKILIKPSRTKNSLSDALKKEYNNLDDEEVMALLIAWNNRILFLRLLESLLKSFNHFEGFLTIFEGFLTIENFKDFNALNTLFFEVLAKKNSERSKEIKEDKILQKIPYLNSSLFDKTPLELEGHEIKLLDNKKLEIYKNSVLKKHKDYQKQKDLPFLEYFFAFLRLYKFTTTPEDIKDNKDTSESCLINPSVLGLVFEKLNGYKEGSFYTPSFITSYMCKESITSIVRDKFNAIYQWDCENLEALRGKIDRNFSNEKAKEYLQLLLTLRICDPAVGSGHFLVSALNEMVLIAYELGLIASLYRHDLKLENDEIIIHSKQTGEIFNYTKTHNENDPHHQIQKELFELKKSIIENCLFGVDINPNSCEITKLRLWIELLKYSYYIFEEGKNTNALETLPNIDINIKCANSLISRFNLNDDLKKIPNIKQKIQEYKDLVAQYKDPNPLYPLNKQDLINKIQDLKNTFSLTLKDPKTKAELEKAIEKHIKKYNFFALDDKSLLDGLDYFIPSLFGTPKLSPKEEEEAFASYGRIRALRKKLDDALSGGEYHNAFEWRFEFPEVLNDEGDFSGFDCIIGNPPYINTRELSKNNSITKEKYRQIYREVSGSYDIFILFILMGLRLQKVSNFAWIIPNKFTSTEYGRPIFEKLKSENKIKSIVDVSYIKTFESASVYPILLIGKNNSVYSEYYIESQDDLSDNNLKERTLSIANLRFITMAQYGLKFQSGTTGFEAQKIFSYIKSGYQQDSIPFAVSGSVDKYVCDISRVPYMRKRFKYPHISVKVPVAKTKIDFWINEKIVIAGMTKIIEAYYTKTPLALGVGIYAIYDFCGINPLLILGVLNSSFMSWYARENFKDKHMSGGYLGLNKGNLEKLPMFELTKSNKPTADKIIALVDKILQAKEKDPKANTQRLEKEIDALVYQLYNLTDEEIKIIENGQ; from the coding sequence ATGATGAGTTTCACTCGCATTTTACTCAAGGATTTCATTAAAAAATACAATCCCCCAACACCCACAACAGAAACTATAGAAAAATTTGAAAAAGAAATAAACAGCTTACTAGAAAACGCGCCAAGACAAGATGATGAAGAGTTTCAAAAAAATGAAATCAATTCTTTTTTAAAAAACACTTATGGCTATCGCTGCAACACCCATAAAAAAGTGGATAGCGCGATCTATGTGGATAAGGAAGTTCAAGTGCTTATTGAAGCCAAAGCCCTAAACAATAGGAACGAATTCCCCAAAGACAGAGAAAACCCGCTCAGTAAAGCCTTTTGTCAAATGGTTTTGTATTTTTTGGAAGAGAGAAAAAAAGAAAAAAACAATTCCCTAAAACACACCATCATTTGCAACGCGCATGAATTTTTCCTCTTTGATTGTAAGGATTTACTTTTTTTAAACGAAGATAAACGCATCAAAGAATTCTATAAAAATTACGCTCAAAAAGAAGGCACAGACCCTTCAAAACCACAATTTTACAAAGATTTAGAACAATATTTGCAAAAAGATTTTCAGGGCGAACTCCGCTATACTTACTTTAATTTAAACGATGATTTTAAAGAACTTCCTTTGATTTATCAAGTTTTAAGCCACGAAGTCCTTTTAAAGCAAAGGAAAACCCTTGACGCTAACACGCTTAACAAAGATTTTTATGAAGAATTGCTCTATATTTTAGGGTTAGAGGAGCAAAATGAAAAGGGGAAAATTTTAATCAAGCCCAGCCGCACCAAAAACTCCCTAAGCGATGCTTTAAAAAAAGAATACAATAATTTAGACGATGAAGAAGTCATGGCGTTACTCATCGCTTGGAATAACCGCATCTTGTTTTTACGGCTTTTAGAAAGCCTTTTAAAATCTTTCAACCATTTTGAAGGTTTCTTAACCATATTTGAAGGTTTCTTAACCATAGAAAATTTTAAAGATTTCAACGCCCTAAACACCCTCTTTTTTGAAGTCCTAGCCAAGAAAAACAGCGAGCGTTCTAAAGAAATTAAAGAAGACAAGATTTTACAAAAAATCCCTTATTTGAATTCCAGTTTGTTTGATAAAACGCCTTTGGAATTAGAGGGGCATGAAATTAAGCTTTTAGACAATAAAAAGCTAGAAATCTATAAAAATTCCGTTCTCAAAAAACATAAAGATTATCAAAAACAAAAAGATTTGCCCTTTCTGGAATACTTTTTTGCATTTTTGCGTCTTTATAAATTCACCACCACCCCTGAAGACATTAAAGATAATAAGGATACCAGCGAAAGCTGTTTGATTAACCCTAGCGTTTTGGGGCTTGTTTTTGAAAAACTCAACGGCTATAAAGAGGGGAGCTTTTATACCCCAAGCTTCATCACAAGCTACATGTGCAAAGAGAGTATCACGTCCATCGTGCGGGATAAATTCAACGCCATTTATCAGTGGGACTGCGAAAATCTAGAAGCGTTGCGAGGAAAAATAGACAGAAATTTTTCAAATGAAAAAGCTAAAGAATACTTGCAACTCCTTCTCACTTTACGCATTTGCGATCCGGCGGTGGGGAGCGGGCATTTCTTGGTTTCAGCGCTCAATGAAATGGTGTTAATTGCTTATGAGCTAGGGCTTATTGCTTCCTTGTATCGCCACGATCTTAAATTAGAAAACGATGAAATCATCATTCACTCCAAGCAAACGGGTGAAATCTTTAACTACACCAAAACGCATAACGAAAACGACCCCCACCACCAAATCCAAAAAGAACTTTTTGAGCTTAAAAAATCCATCATTGAAAACTGCCTTTTTGGCGTGGATATTAACCCCAATTCATGCGAAATCACCAAGCTCAGGCTATGGATAGAGCTTTTAAAATACAGCTATTATATTTTTGAAGAGGGCAAGAACACTAACGCGCTTGAAACCCTCCCCAACATTGACATTAACATCAAGTGCGCTAACAGCTTGATTTCACGCTTTAATTTGAATGACGATCTCAAAAAGATCCCCAATATCAAGCAAAAAATCCAAGAATACAAAGATCTAGTCGCCCAATACAAAGATCCAAACCCTCTCTATCCCTTAAATAAGCAAGATCTTATCAACAAAATCCAAGACTTAAAAAACACTTTTTCCCTCACGCTCAAAGATCCTAAAACCAAAGCAGAGCTTGAAAAGGCTATTGAAAAACACATCAAAAAATACAATTTCTTTGCCCTAGACGATAAGAGTTTGCTAGATGGGTTAGATTACTTTATCCCAAGTCTTTTTGGCACGCCCAAACTAAGCCCTAAAGAAGAGGAAGAGGCTTTTGCTTCTTATGGGCGTATTAGAGCTTTAAGGAAAAAGCTTGATGATGCCTTGAGTGGTGGAGAGTATCACAATGCGTTTGAATGGCGTTTTGAATTCCCTGAAGTGTTGAACGATGAGGGGGATTTTTCAGGCTTTGATTGCATCATAGGCAATCCGCCTTATATAAATACTCGTGAATTGAGTAAAAATAATTCTATTACTAAAGAGAAATATAGACAGATATATCGTGAAGTTAGTGGTTCATATGATATTTTTATATTGTTTATCTTAATGGGACTTCGGTTACAAAAAGTGTCTAATTTTGCTTGGATTATCCCAAACAAATTCACTTCAACAGAATATGGGAGACCAATTTTTGAGAAATTAAAGTCAGAAAACAAGATCAAAAGTATTGTAGATGTATCGTATATAAAGACATTTGAAAGTGCATCAGTTTACCCAATTTTATTGATTGGAAAAAACAATTCTGTATATTCTGAATATTATATAGAAAGTCAAGATGATTTAAGTGATAACAACCTAAAAGAAAGAACACTAAGTATTGCTAATCTCCGTTTTATCACAATGGCACAATATGGTTTAAAATTTCAATCAGGAACAACAGGATTTGAAGCTCAAAAAATTTTTAGTTATATTAAAAGTGGTTATCAGCAAGATTCAATTCCGTTTGCTGTAAGTGGATCTGTAGATAAATATGTTTGTGATATATCAAGAGTTCCATATATGAGAAAACGATTCAAATATCCACATATTTCAGTAAAGGTTCCAGTTGCTAAAACAAAAATTGATTTTTGGATTAATGAAAAAATAGTTATTGCAGGTATGACTAAAATTATAGAAGCATACTATACAAAAACTCCTCTAGCTCTAGGTGTTGGAATATATGCCATATATGATTTTTGTGGTATCAATCCATTACTTATTTTGGGGGTTTTGAATAGTAGTTTTATGAGTTGGTATGCAAGAGAAAACTTTAAAGACAAACATATGTCAGGAGGCTATCTTGGATTAAATAAAGGTAACTTAGAAAAACTGCCAATGTTTGAACTTACCAAATCAAACAAGCCTACAGCCGATAAAATCATCGCTTTAGTGGATAAAATCCTACAAGCAAAAGAAAAAGACCCTAAAGCCAACACCCAAAGATTAGAAAAGGAAATTGACGCCTTAGTCTATCAGCTCTATAACCTCACCGATGAAGAAATTAAGATCATTGAAAACGGGCAGTGA
- the nusA gene encoding transcription termination factor NusA, with the protein MEKISDLIECIAYEKNLPKEMISKVIQGCLLKMAQNELDPLARYSVVEENKQLQLIQLVEVLEDDDERLINDPSKYISLSKAKEMDPSVKIKDELSYSLSLESMKQGAINRLFKDLQYQLEKALEDSHFEAFQKRLNSVLMGQVILVDHNQNTFIEIEQQFQGVLSMRHRIKGESFKVGDSIKAVLTQVKRTKKGLLLELSRTTPKMLEALLELEVPEIKDKEIEIIHCARIPGNRAKVSFFSHNARIDPIGAAVGVKGVRINAISNELNKENIDCIEYSNVPEIYITLALAPAKILSVEVKKIPIEELNAEEKESIQERFIVNNHLQKAKVRLLDIEKSKAIGKGGVNVCLASMLTGYHIEFETIPSVKENAENENEKETPKVGVEALESLFKN; encoded by the coding sequence ATGGAAAAAATCAGCGACCTTATAGAATGCATTGCGTATGAAAAAAATTTGCCTAAAGAGATGATTTCAAAAGTGATTCAAGGCTGTTTGTTAAAAATGGCGCAAAACGAGTTAGACCCCCTAGCGCGCTACTCGGTGGTTGAAGAAAACAAGCAGCTCCAGCTTATCCAGTTGGTGGAAGTTTTAGAAGATGATGATGAAAGGTTAATTAACGATCCTTCTAAATACATCAGCCTGTCTAAAGCCAAAGAAATGGATCCAAGCGTTAAGATTAAGGACGAATTGTCTTACAGCTTGAGTTTGGAGAGCATGAAGCAAGGGGCGATCAACCGCCTTTTTAAAGATTTGCAATACCAACTAGAAAAAGCGTTAGAAGACAGCCACTTTGAAGCGTTTCAAAAGCGTCTTAACAGCGTTTTAATGGGGCAAGTGATTTTAGTGGATCATAATCAAAACACTTTTATTGAGATTGAGCAGCAATTTCAAGGCGTTCTTTCCATGCGCCATCGCATCAAAGGCGAGAGTTTTAAAGTGGGCGATAGCATTAAAGCGGTTTTAACGCAAGTCAAACGCACGAAAAAAGGCTTACTATTAGAGCTGAGCCGCACCACCCCTAAAATGCTTGAAGCTTTGTTGGAATTAGAAGTCCCTGAAATTAAAGATAAAGAAATTGAAATCATCCATTGCGCGCGAATCCCAGGCAACAGAGCGAAAGTGAGCTTTTTTTCCCATAACGCTAGGATTGATCCCATAGGTGCGGCTGTGGGGGTTAAGGGCGTGCGCATTAATGCGATCAGTAACGAATTGAATAAAGAAAACATTGATTGCATAGAGTATTCTAATGTGCCTGAAATTTATATCACTTTAGCACTCGCTCCAGCCAAAATTTTAAGCGTTGAGGTTAAAAAAATCCCTATAGAAGAATTGAATGCTGAAGAAAAAGAATCCATTCAAGAGCGTTTTATTGTCAATAACCATTTGCAAAAGGCTAAAGTGCGTTTATTAGACATTGAAAAATCTAAGGCTATCGGTAAAGGCGGGGTGAATGTGTGCTTAGCGTCCATGCTTACAGGCTATCACATAGAGTTTGAAACCATTCCTAGCGTCAAAGAAAACGCAGAAAATGAAAACGAAAAAGAAACGCCAAAAGTAGGGGTAGAAGCTTTAGAGTCTTTGTTTAAGAATTGA